The sequence TCGAGGATTCGTTTCATGGCCATGGCGAAAAGTTCGAGCTCAATGCGTACAATATCATGCGAATGCCTGTTGGAGACGATAGCAGTAAAAGTGGGTTAAAAGTGCGCGGAATTCGCGTATGCACTCTGTTGTTTCGGACCTATTGCGCAGACTCGGAGttgagaacagcgccctcacaaatGGGCTCTACAATGATGAAAATGCCTAAGACGATGAGCTGAATGACTTTGACTGTATTGTGCAAGCCTACCATCGACATGGTAATGAGTTGGTCAATCTAAAATAACAGAACAGCGCCCGCACAGTACTATAACAGTATTGCAAACGCCGAAAGTGAACAATCGAGTGCCTTCAACAATCACCTTAATTgtctataacattgtttgaaatgcctaacACGATCGTttaaatgtcagtaatgttattgcaaatgcctaaaatgataatttcaatgcctataacattgtttgaaatgccttacacgatcagttgaatgtcagtaatgttattgcgaatgcctaaaatgataatttcatgcctataacattgtttgaaataccTTACACGATctgttgaatgtcagtaatgttattgcgaatgcctaaaatgataatttcaatgcctataacattgtttgaaatgccttacacgatcagttgaatgtcagtaatgttattgcgaatgcctaaaatgataatttcaatgcctataacattgtttgaaataccTTACACGATTGTTTAAATGTCAATAATGTTATTgcgaatgcctaaaatgataatttcaatgcctataacattgtttgaaatgccttacacaatcagttgaatgtcagtaatgttattgcgaatgcctaaaatgataatttcaatgcctataacattgtttgaaatgccttacacgatcagttggaaattgaatgtcagtaatgttattgcaaatgcctaaaatgataatctcAATGCAGAGTGACGTAAGAGTAATGCCTAACATGTTCTAAAAATGCGAAACAAGTTCTGAAAATGGGAAAGAGAACATGTTTAAAATATAGCTACGGCGTTCCATACATATCGACAACACTATGATAGTAGCTCATATATTCATTAGACATGCTGCACATGATTTTTAAAGAAGAGTGTGCAAGTAGAAGgcgttttttgtttttatgatatcCCTTGCGGGCGTCGGCATCTTTGCATTGATTCCATTGCTGTACTACTTAGGAGATTTTCAATGTGACACGGACATGGACATATATACATCGACCGACAGCCTGAACAAATTTCACCAAGGTGAGGTTTTTCATGATAAATAAACTAATTCTTTGCATTTCTTACCACCTTCAGCTGTCCTGGTGATGAGTGGTACACTCCAGGGACTTTGCTCATCTTTATTATGGAACGAAATAATAATTTCATACACAGTGTAGGGCTCTAAACCATCGATGACAAGAAAACTCGTAAATCCGCCTGGTCCAGATTTTTCCATGAAACTGTCTTCAGAATGTGATCTCCTGTATTTCGCTGAAACGTTTTCTATGTAGCCGTTAGTGTCATCGTGGTTACATTTTATGCTTGACGGTGATGGTACCTATGTGAACATAGAAGGTAAAATGACACTTCATGACTGTGTTCCTTTATCGAGTTAGATTAAGGTGGATATGAAAGTGACGTTCAAGTAAAAATGCTATCTCATATCCCTTATGTTACAATTGCCGTGTTTCTGTCATGCTTTGTTTGCAAATACAACAACGTTAGGGCAGTCATGAGGTCTGTATGTCTTCCTGTTACtgatttgcttttcttttttacacTATTTTACATTGTCCACTGTCTTCTTTGAAACCATTTTTTCGAGAAAATAATACTGTACAAGTTTTCACAGAATGCTCTTATCTTTGATCTCActaaattttaagtctttttaGATTTTGAGACAGTCGTATTCAGAATATATGTTTTGCACTTTTGTTTATCGAATTTCACTAACCTCAATTTCAAGCTCTATTTCGTCTGGATGTGTCGATGATGAAGATTTGATTCCAGGTGCTTCGGTGGGTACTGTAAATTAAAGCATTTATATGCCGAGTATAGATTTTAGGAATTCCTATGGTGTCAGCgaaatttgtttatattttgtatcataGATTTGATTGACTATGAACTTGTTTTAACTTTGTTAGGTTAAGTATATGGTTCACCAACAGAAAaccaaaaaagaaaattcaaaatgtaatatataAGTCTTTTAAGCACATGTTCAAAGTTTGTCTCTCAAAAATAACCCAGTTCCCCGGTAAAACCTTTGGTATTATTGtttattaaattaattttacatcCATGAATGGTAAGATAAGTCGTGTTAATGGAAATTAAAAGAAACGTTTGACCATCGTTTACTCCATTTCCACCATTCCAAAGACATTCAACAAACAAAACCCTTAAGTTGAAAAGGTTGTTACTCGATTATTCTGCATATTCACTTTCACACTAACTTAGCTGATTGGATAAGACTATCCTATTCACCACTTACCGTCACATAATGTAGTAGCTGAGGTAAGAGTCTCTTTGCTACCCTCTCCTCTTGGTCCAGGTCTCTTGACGGTCACTGTGAAATCATAGCTAGAAGACCAGTCTAAACCAGCAATGACTGAATTGTATGTCACCTGATCTGAATTTTTAACAGCAACGCTACGATGGAAATTCCAATTATCAGAATCGGATTGTTTGTAGTAAACTTTGTAAGCTTCAGCAGGTCCATCTCCAATGCCATCTTCAACAGTCCATCGCTGCCATGTTACAGTGACCTGAGTTGCTTCAACTTCGATTTGTGGGGCCTTTAGCTGGTCTAATCTAGGCAAGGCTGCAGAATTATGCTTATGGTTAGTAAAAGTCAGAAATGTGAGACTTTGTTGTCACCCTACTCTGCATTGAAGCAAATATTGGAGTTTCTCCTCGCATTACAACTAAACGCACATATTATTACGTGTTATAATACAGGCGAAATTCTTCTCCGAGGCTAGGGCAGATATCGTTTTGACAACACGCTAACTGTCAGTCCGGATACAGAAACAGTGCATTACCCTTTGGACATGTGTATAAATGCATCAGTTAGCTTCTTTCCAGGGTCATACATAGGTCAGCGTATTAGCGTCTGAGTGGCAGGAATTTACTTCTTCATTTTCATTGAGCATCGCCAAAAAGGTACCAATGAAATTGAACAAGTCAATTAGATATATACGAACACCGCTACGTACCATAAAAACTGAAATTACTCAGTTGTAATGACACTCCACCAGAGACACGACATGTGAATGACATCCCATTATCTACAAATATGCTGCTGAAGTTACCCACGAAGAGATATTTTCGATCGATAAGATATGATGTCAAAGGAAATTGCAATCCACTCTCGTCTAATAGAGCTACATCAGATGAGTCTATGACTGGATTCCCACTGACTTCACAGATAATAGATGATGGTTCACCAGGATTGACTTTCGTGTTGTATAGCAATCTGATCTTGGCATTTCCATCtgtgtaaaaaatagaaaacactCATACTaatgatatcaaaatttcaattggcttt comes from Ptychodera flava strain L36383 chromosome 8, AS_Pfla_20210202, whole genome shotgun sequence and encodes:
- the LOC139139439 gene encoding uncharacterized protein, translating into MQSNNWKSSNAGCASGWIDVDVTDCQQDGNAKIRLLYNTKVNPGEPSSIICEVSGNPVIDSSDVALLDESGLQFPLTSYLIDRKYLFVGNFSSIFVDNGMSFTCRVSGGVSLQLSNFSFYALPRLDQLKAPQIEVEATQVTVTWQRWTVEDGIGDGPAEAYKVYYKQSDSDNWNFHRSVAVKNSDQVTYNSVIAGLDWSSSYDFTVTVKRPGPRGEGSKETLTSATTLCDGKW